From a region of the Oryza sativa Japonica Group chromosome 6, ASM3414082v1 genome:
- the LOC4341223 gene encoding uncharacterized protein — MASQLVEEHRSGAEVHTGHELCERKARELLVELGLPDGLLPLPSLEEVGYNRAAGFVWLRQTQAGGATHTFDTIGKQVWYAGEVTAFVEQGRMHGVAGVKSKELLIWVSISEIVLSPSGTKLVFRTPAGLGRALPVTAFQLNPAPPEPEKKDAAAADEADAAATN; from the coding sequence ATGGCGTCGCAGCTGGTGGAGGAGCACCGGTCGGGCGCGGAGGTCCACACGGGGCACGAGCTCTGCGAGCGGAAGGCCCGGGAGCTGCTGGTGGAGCTCGGCCTCCCCGACGGGCTCCTCCCGCTGCCGTCCCTGGAGGAGGTCGGGTACAACCGCGCCGCCGGGTTCGTGTGGCTCCGGCAGACCCAGGCGGGCGGCGCCACCCACACGTTCGACACCATCGGGAAGCAGGTGTGGTACGCGGGCGAGGTGACGGCGTTCGTGGAGCAGGGGCGGATGCACGGCGTCGCCGGGGTGAAGAGCAAGGAGCTCCTCATCTGGGTCTCCATCTCCGAGATCGTCCTCAGCCCCTCCGGCACCAAGCTCGTCTTCCGCACCCCGGCCGGCctcggccgcgccctccccgTCACCGCCTTCCAGCTCAACCCGGCGCCCCCGGAGCCGGAGAagaaggacgccgccgccgccgacgaggccgacgccgccgccaccaactGA